The following DNA comes from Fervidobacterium thailandense.
ACGGGAGGTTAGAGCCGTACAAAGGTCTTGAGTTTCTGATTGAAGCGTTTAAGAGGCTACAATTTGAGAGAGACGATGTTTACCTTGTAGTAGCGGGAAAGGGAAAGATTTCACGCCGACTAAGAGCCGAAATAAGAGAACTCGAGGATAGAAAGACCGCGGTGTTTATTAACCGTTATCTTTCAGATAAAGAGGTGCATTCTCTAATACGTTTGTCGGATGTGGTCGTCATACCATATACCGAAGCAACACAGTCTGGAATAATCCCACAGGTATTACCTTTGAGAAAACCGATAATAACAACCTGCGTGGACGGACTTGTTGAACAGTCCTTCTTTGGGCAGTTAGCTATGCTTGTTCCTCCGAAAAACTCGTTTTTCCTGTACCTTGCCATGAAGCGGTTTTGCGAAAACAACGAAACTATAAAGGCTCATTTTGCTCGAGCACTTGAGAAAGAGTACAAGCTTCCCACATTTGACGACTTAGCGGAGAATATCATAAATTTCGTTGAAAGTTTATGAGAGTTTCATCCTTAAATTCAGGCTCCTTTTTTAGACTCACGTACATCAAAGAAGGGGAGATAAGATGAAAACACTTTTCATTTCCACAATACAACCAAGTCGAAAATTAGCTGGATGGCATTATATAGAAGTTATCTCCGAACTCTTCAGTTCTTTTTCTGAAGTGCATTTCTGGTTTTCGTTGCTGAATGGTGGTGAACGCTTTGAGAAGGATGTTGGATTTAGGTTCGCAAAAGTAGTTTCCTACAAAAGTCCTTTCGTTCTTAAAACAAAGTCTGTCTTTTCGAATACTTACTTTGCACATGCATTTCACAAAGATCACATCCCTTCCCTTGAAGATACACTTAGGCATCTTCAGCCAGAGAACGTTGTTTTTACCAACCTTTCCGCTGGTTGCTACCTTGATGTAGTGAAAAAAGCAAAGCCAGATGCTAAAACCGTCTTACTTCAACACAATGTGGAATACTTAGTGATATCTGAATTTTCGAAGTATGCGAGTACCAGAATTCAAAGGATTTACTACCTCCTTCAGAAACGATCCGTCAAAAGACTTGAGAATAAGATTCTAAATACTGTTGATTACGTTATAAGTATTTCTCCCTCTGACAAAGAAAACTTTAGGCGAATTTACAATATTGAAGAACGGAAGATAAGTGTAATTAGGCCTTTCTTTAGCTATTCCGCAGGCCTTTACAAACTCGATAACAAAGAGGATGATAATTTTAAGAATCTCCTTTTTGTAGCGGCATTCGACTGGTATCCGAACATAAGGGGTGCGGAGTTTTTTGCAAAGAACGTTTTAGATAAAGTACTTAAGCACTCGCCAGACGTCAGGCTTTATCTGGTCGGC
Coding sequences within:
- a CDS encoding glycosyltransferase, which gives rise to MHPLLASEVNESAEISFFDTRSVMNKFIFLFYGRLEPYKGLEFLIEAFKRLQFERDDVYLVVAGKGKISRRLRAEIRELEDRKTAVFINRYLSDKEVHSLIRLSDVVVIPYTEATQSGIIPQVLPLRKPIITTCVDGLVEQSFFGQLAMLVPPKNSFFLYLAMKRFCENNETIKAHFARALEKEYKLPTFDDLAENIINFVESL
- a CDS encoding glycosyltransferase, giving the protein MKTLFISTIQPSRKLAGWHYIEVISELFSSFSEVHFWFSLLNGGERFEKDVGFRFAKVVSYKSPFVLKTKSVFSNTYFAHAFHKDHIPSLEDTLRHLQPENVVFTNLSAGCYLDVVKKAKPDAKTVLLQHNVEYLVISEFSKYASTRIQRIYYLLQKRSVKRLENKILNTVDYVISISPSDKENFRRIYNIEERKISVIRPFFSYSAGLYKLDNKEDDNFKNLLFVAAFDWYPNIRGAEFFAKNVLDKVLKHSPDVRLYLVGRNPSAAVLGLKKLYPDNIVITGTVPDVDEYYKISDCVIIPVFLGPGIKLKVLEAMASGVPTVMTSYVAKDYDLLGKGFLIADTPEEFVDAIQKVLEDQNFANEISRKQVEWYENYLAQEKTRALEVIKKILEE